The following proteins come from a genomic window of Malus sylvestris chromosome 4, drMalSylv7.2, whole genome shotgun sequence:
- the LOC126618779 gene encoding basic blue protein-like isoform X2, which yields MSIEMNKILVLGFGLLVSLLLQCEQVHAVEYTVGDEKGWSPSADLSHWTEGKKFKAGDVLVFKYTDPNLYVVAISNEDSYVHCDLYAGGMDRYRSGNDHVVLKKGINYFIPAGGSYCEKGMKIAVDAE from the exons ATGTCAATCGAAATGAACAAAATTTTGGTCcttggatttgggcttttggtcAGTTTACTACTCCAATGTGAACAAGTTCATGCGGTAGAATACACAGTTGGGGATGAGAAAGGATGGAGCCCTAGTGCTGACTTATCTCATTGGACCGAGGGCAAGAAGTTCAAGGCTGGAGATGTTTTGG TTTTCAAATATACCGATCCCAACCTCTACGTAGTTGCTATATCGAACGAAGATAGCTACGTGCATTGTGACCTATATGCTGGGGGAATGGATAGATACCGTTCAGGAAACGATCATGTGGTGTTAAAGAAGGGCATAAACTATTTCATACCAGCTGGTGGGTCTTATTGTGAAAAGGGAATGAAAATTGCAGTTGATGCGGAGTAA